The Myxococcota bacterium sequence CGAGGCGGTCTGCGGGGAGGGCCTCGGGGAAGCGCTCAGGCCACTCGACGACCAGCACCCCGTCCGGGGCCGCGAGGTCGTCGAAGCCCGCGTCGAGCAGGCGAGCGTAGCTTTCTACCCGATAGAAGTCCGCGTGTCTCAGCCAGAGGCGTCCCGGGTATTCCGCGACCAGCACGAAGGTCGGGCTGGTGACTGCGGCCGAGTCCGGCACGCCCACCCCGCGCGCCAGGCCCTGCACGAAGCAGGTCTTGCCGGCGCCCAAGGGCCCGGACAGCCCGACCACGTCGCCGCCGCGCAGCCGCTCGCCCAGGGCCCGGCCCAGCGCGCGGGTCTGGTCGGCGCTACGCGAGCGGACGGAGAATGCCGGGTTCATCGGGAGATTCTGCCGCGGCGAGCGCCTGCCAGGCGGCGGGAATGCGCGCCGCGAGCTCGGAGGCGAGTCCGCCCTGGAGCGGGCCGAGATCGCCCGCGAGGCCGTGCAGGTACACGCCGAGGCGCGCGGCGTCCCAGGCCGGAAGGCCGCGTGCGAGCAAGGCGCCGATCACGCCCGCGAGCACGTCGCCCGAGCCGCCCGCCGCGAGG is a genomic window containing:
- the tsaE gene encoding tRNA (adenosine(37)-N6)-threonylcarbamoyltransferase complex ATPase subunit type 1 TsaE — its product is MNPAFSVRSRSADQTRALGRALGERLRGGDVVGLSGPLGAGKTCFVQGLARGVGVPDSAAVTSPTFVLVAEYPGRLWLRHADFYRVESYARLLDAGFDDLAAPDGVLVVEWPERFPEALPADRLELRIAADAVSGEREIGIEARGERARELLKELESSWR